From the Accumulibacter sp. genome, one window contains:
- a CDS encoding SIR2 family protein, protein MPARNPPEPPAPVAAATATTAPELPIPPQLLQHLRERRLLLFAGAGLSAQAGLPTWRSLVQDVVDATIAETMQGEESRRELESMIAAGKWLQIADHCKLKLGPGEYARLLGERLSDSGRPVPEAHRLAVRLPFAAWVTTNYDKLLERAYAEERGGLPKTLTSLDTEALGRLLFDGAPFVLKAHGDLDKPDSLVFTSRDYRDLIHGNAAFSAVFSSILLTHSVLFVGYSLADPDFNLLLDRQLLTFRGFAPERYALMSGIGKVEEEYLWRVCQIRVIAYPEGQHEAVPAFFQSLADRLAAAPAATVSSVARVASVAVATPARRATRAAPAPAAVATPAVLALDWREGAVQAMLSDGGKLVATASGPREAWAAPAAASRALESGSDREGSLAECSGALGRTLGPVMVKALANALQGRRSRPLRLDLTREVERLPWELLAAGSRTLAELAAVYRAPVGVSESARGLPAVASPLRALVVADTKSAEPALALPGAAAEGRAVADEIRANGVGEVRLLLGQDATHDALARAFDDFAPDVFHFAGHAWFDEHEAYLELADRHLTASMMRPWLTRHSPAFMFLNSHYTAFIPAGVEGQGGAHAATVSAGLRGRPGFADLAMRSGVGAFLGTYSGAIDDSGARDFALALFRGLLQGHSVAGALQAARALAREQQSATALLYCLYGEGALRLVDAGGGG, encoded by the coding sequence ATGCCAGCCAGGAACCCTCCCGAACCTCCAGCGCCGGTCGCTGCCGCCACTGCCACGACGGCGCCCGAGCTGCCGATTCCGCCGCAGCTGCTGCAGCACCTGCGCGAGCGCCGGCTGCTGCTGTTCGCCGGCGCCGGGCTGTCGGCGCAGGCCGGGCTGCCGACCTGGCGATCGCTGGTGCAGGATGTCGTCGACGCGACGATCGCCGAAACGATGCAGGGTGAGGAGTCCCGCCGCGAGCTGGAGAGCATGATTGCTGCCGGCAAGTGGCTGCAGATCGCCGATCACTGCAAGCTCAAGCTCGGCCCCGGCGAGTATGCACGGCTGCTCGGCGAACGGCTCAGCGACTCCGGCAGGCCGGTGCCCGAAGCGCATCGACTGGCCGTCCGGCTGCCCTTTGCCGCCTGGGTGACGACCAACTACGACAAGCTTCTGGAGCGCGCCTACGCCGAGGAGCGTGGCGGTCTGCCGAAGACCCTGACCAGCCTCGACACTGAAGCGCTCGGGCGTCTGTTGTTCGATGGCGCGCCCTTCGTGCTCAAGGCGCACGGCGATCTCGACAAGCCGGACAGCCTCGTCTTCACCTCGCGCGACTATCGTGACCTGATCCACGGCAATGCGGCGTTCAGCGCCGTGTTCTCGTCCATCCTGCTGACGCACTCGGTGCTCTTCGTCGGCTATTCGCTCGCCGATCCCGATTTCAACCTGCTGCTCGACCGCCAGCTCCTCACCTTCCGTGGCTTTGCTCCGGAGCGTTATGCGCTGATGTCCGGCATCGGCAAGGTCGAGGAGGAGTACCTCTGGCGCGTCTGCCAGATTCGCGTCATCGCCTATCCCGAGGGACAGCATGAGGCGGTTCCCGCCTTCTTCCAGAGCCTTGCCGATCGGCTCGCGGCAGCACCCGCAGCGACCGTGTCCAGTGTCGCGCGGGTGGCCTCGGTAGCCGTGGCGACGCCGGCGCGGCGCGCGACCCGGGCAGCCCCTGCTCCAGCGGCAGTGGCAACACCCGCCGTCCTCGCTCTCGACTGGCGCGAAGGGGCCGTGCAGGCGATGCTCAGTGACGGTGGCAAGCTCGTTGCCACCGCTTCCGGGCCGCGCGAAGCCTGGGCAGCGCCCGCCGCGGCGTCGCGCGCGCTGGAGTCGGGAAGCGACCGCGAGGGCTCGCTCGCCGAGTGCAGCGGTGCCTTGGGGCGGACGCTCGGGCCGGTGATGGTGAAAGCCCTCGCCAACGCGCTGCAGGGGCGGCGCAGCCGCCCGCTGCGGCTCGACCTGACGCGCGAGGTGGAGCGTCTGCCGTGGGAGCTGCTCGCAGCCGGTTCGCGGACGCTGGCAGAACTGGCGGCGGTCTACCGTGCACCGGTTGGCGTCTCCGAGAGCGCACGGGGCCTGCCGGCGGTCGCTTCACCGTTGCGTGCGCTGGTGGTCGCCGATACGAAGAGCGCCGAGCCGGCGCTGGCGCTGCCGGGTGCGGCCGCCGAGGGGCGCGCGGTGGCCGATGAAATCCGCGCCAATGGCGTCGGTGAGGTGAGACTCCTGCTCGGCCAGGATGCAACGCATGACGCGCTGGCGAGGGCTTTCGACGATTTCGCGCCGGATGTCTTCCACTTCGCCGGTCATGCCTGGTTCGACGAGCACGAGGCCTACCTCGAACTCGCCGACCGCCACCTGACGGCAAGCATGATGCGGCCCTGGCTGACGCGGCATTCGCCCGCCTTCATGTTTCTCAACTCGCACTACACGGCATTCATTCCGGCTGGCGTCGAGGGCCAGGGCGGTGCCCATGCGGCAACGGTCAGCGCCGGGTTGCGCGGGCGCCCCGGTTTTGCCGACCTCGCCATGCGCAGCGGCGTCGGCGCCTTCCTCGGCACCTACAGCGGCGCGATCGACGACAGCGGCGCCCGCGACTTCGCCCTCGCCCTCTTTCGCGGGCTGTTGCAAGGCCACAGCGTGGCCGGTGCGCTGCAGGCGGCGCGTGCCCTGGCGCGCGAACAGCAGAGCGCCACCGCGTTGCTGTACTGCCTGTACGGCGAGGGCGCGCTGCGATTGGTCGATGCCGGAGGGGGAGGCTGA
- a CDS encoding methyl-accepting chemotaxis protein: protein MSLIGLLARFGNQKIWVRLIVSIGAMTIASWAVMILWTARVSEEAAIVQAQDFAISAHDMVLAGLTGMMVTGTMPQREVFIDQIKQLPSIRQLRVLRAEAVTRQFGAGAEDERQHDTREAQVLATGEAYSAVEATGSGEEALRVIRPALAQENYLGKNCTTCHAVPPGTVLGAVSMKISLQKTQEAVARQRMQTVLAAVLLTVPMLFIIFLFIRRVVTRPLAHGMDVAHAVAAGKLDNEIEVASKDEVGDLLTTMKRMQERLNDVLQEVENCGLSMGQSSYQISSISNEIARVSQEQQSRSGEVDGAMSRLDEISRQALAQALAAVERSNGVEGMARAGIASVESSIDALETTSERVEQVSGEIRDLQRSAREIDEIAASIKDVAGQTNLLALNAAIEAARAGEQGRGFAVVADEVRKLAERSSKSAERVGSIIGHLAEQVSRVVSTMDALVASVGQTREESRRMAETIEHISSNVAETVRANQSIATASTRQLDQSGLLRQTLDTLFQTLREASNKVEVTATISDDLRSVAARLNAIMASFSFTHSPLIDKAQHEQRRAPRLPSSLRVIVQQGGESFDGITSDVSLVGARLRLGRPVKTNQTLSLAIFLPAQEMAHYEQQAPLRLAGRVAWSEVANGGGCLCGVEFSALDEEQRAGLARCFEYFGKQPAF, encoded by the coding sequence ATGTCGTTGATCGGCTTGTTGGCAAGATTCGGGAACCAGAAGATCTGGGTGCGCCTGATCGTCTCGATCGGGGCCATGACCATTGCCTCATGGGCGGTCATGATCCTGTGGACGGCGCGCGTCAGCGAGGAGGCGGCGATCGTGCAAGCGCAGGACTTCGCGATCAGTGCGCACGACATGGTGCTCGCCGGGCTGACCGGCATGATGGTCACCGGCACCATGCCGCAACGCGAGGTGTTCATCGACCAGATCAAGCAACTGCCCAGCATCCGTCAGCTGCGGGTCCTGCGCGCCGAGGCGGTGACGAGGCAGTTCGGCGCCGGGGCCGAGGACGAGCGACAACACGACACTCGGGAAGCGCAGGTGCTCGCGACGGGCGAGGCGTACTCCGCGGTCGAGGCGACGGGCAGTGGCGAGGAGGCACTGCGGGTGATCCGGCCGGCGCTGGCGCAGGAGAACTATCTCGGCAAGAACTGCACGACCTGCCATGCCGTGCCGCCGGGCACCGTTCTTGGCGCGGTCAGCATGAAGATTTCACTGCAGAAGACGCAGGAGGCTGTCGCACGCCAGCGCATGCAGACCGTCCTGGCGGCGGTCCTGCTGACCGTTCCGATGCTGTTCATCATCTTCCTGTTCATCCGCCGGGTGGTGACGCGACCGCTCGCGCACGGCATGGACGTGGCACATGCGGTCGCCGCCGGGAAGCTCGACAACGAGATCGAGGTTGCCTCGAAAGACGAGGTCGGCGACCTGCTGACGACGATGAAGCGGATGCAGGAACGTCTCAACGACGTCCTGCAGGAAGTCGAGAACTGCGGGCTGAGCATGGGCCAGTCGTCCTACCAGATTTCGTCGATCTCGAACGAGATCGCGCGGGTGAGCCAGGAGCAGCAAAGCCGTTCCGGCGAGGTCGATGGCGCGATGTCGCGGCTCGACGAGATCTCTCGCCAGGCACTCGCGCAGGCGCTCGCCGCGGTCGAGCGCTCGAACGGCGTCGAGGGCATGGCGCGCGCCGGGATTGCCAGCGTCGAGAGCAGCATCGATGCGCTCGAGACCACGTCCGAGCGGGTCGAGCAGGTGTCCGGGGAGATTCGCGACCTGCAGCGGTCGGCGCGCGAGATCGACGAAATCGCCGCCTCGATCAAGGATGTCGCGGGACAGACCAACCTGCTCGCACTCAATGCGGCCATCGAGGCGGCGCGTGCCGGTGAGCAGGGGCGGGGCTTCGCGGTCGTGGCGGACGAGGTGCGCAAGCTCGCCGAACGCAGCAGCAAGTCGGCCGAGCGCGTCGGGAGCATCATCGGGCATCTCGCCGAGCAGGTGAGCCGTGTCGTGTCGACCATGGACGCACTGGTGGCGTCGGTCGGCCAGACGCGCGAGGAATCGCGTCGCATGGCCGAAACGATCGAGCACATCTCGAGCAACGTTGCCGAAACGGTGCGTGCGAACCAGAGCATCGCGACGGCCAGCACGCGGCAGCTCGATCAGTCCGGGTTGCTCCGGCAGACGCTCGATACGCTGTTCCAGACCCTGCGCGAAGCGAGCAACAAGGTCGAGGTCACGGCCACGATCAGCGATGACCTGCGCTCGGTCGCGGCGCGCCTCAACGCGATCATGGCCAGCTTCTCGTTCACCCACAGTCCGCTGATCGACAAGGCGCAGCACGAACAGCGTCGCGCACCGCGCCTGCCGAGCAGCCTGCGGGTCATCGTGCAGCAAGGGGGTGAGAGCTTCGACGGCATCACCAGCGACGTCTCGCTGGTCGGCGCGCGCCTGCGTCTGGGACGGCCGGTCAAGACCAACCAGACACTCAGCCTGGCGATCTTTCTGCCGGCACAGGAGATGGCGCACTATGAGCAGCAGGCTCCCCTCAGGCTCGCTGGGCGTGTCGCATGGAGCGAGGTCGCGAACGGTGGCGGCTGCCTCTGCGGTGTCGAGTTCTCTGCGCTGGACGAAGAGCAGCGAGCCGGCCTGGCCCGCTGCTTCGAGTACTTCGGCAAACAGCCCGCATTTTGA
- the cls gene encoding cardiolipin synthase: MFLSFLYVVYFLLAVAVVLRIFSHRSSRGSALAWLLLVILVPAIGALMYLLIGERRLGRTWMQRAISLQPQVVRWARGIPATDVVTSASLSSAAESISRLATGLTGLPVMAGHRLRLLADSEAVIRSLLADINVARNSVHLEFYIWSPGGFVDDLVSALVNAAQRGVSCRALMDSLGSRPFFRSEAIERLRAAGVEVVEILPVNPLRALFVRLDLRDHRKIAVIDRGVAYTGSMNIADPRFFKQDAGVGEWVDAMVRIEGPAAWALEAVSLSLTALQTGHDFAPPEPPILSLTDNCRVQIFPSGPQTSTRHIEELLLTAIYSARREIVLTTPYFVPSETLFTALRSAATRGVAVTLIVPERIDSRLVRYASDAYNDDLLAAGITLLRFRDGLLHTKSMVIDEQITIFGTVNLDLRSFELNFEVSLIAYDQRFSAEVRALQRQYESRSQALELEQWRARPLWRRLLENAIQVMSPLL, from the coding sequence ATGTTCCTCAGCTTCCTGTACGTCGTCTACTTCCTGCTGGCGGTGGCGGTTGTCCTGCGCATCTTCTCGCACCGCAGTTCGCGCGGGTCGGCGCTCGCCTGGTTGCTGCTGGTCATCCTGGTGCCGGCGATCGGCGCCCTGATGTACCTCCTGATCGGCGAACGCCGCCTCGGCAGGACCTGGATGCAGAGAGCGATCAGCCTGCAGCCACAGGTCGTCCGCTGGGCGCGCGGCATTCCGGCGACCGACGTGGTGACGTCGGCCAGCCTGAGTTCCGCCGCCGAAAGCATCAGCCGGCTGGCGACCGGGCTCACCGGCCTGCCGGTGATGGCCGGTCACCGGTTGCGCCTGCTCGCCGACAGCGAAGCGGTGATCCGCTCGCTGCTCGCCGACATCAACGTCGCCCGCAACTCGGTACACCTCGAGTTCTACATCTGGAGCCCGGGCGGCTTCGTCGACGATCTGGTGAGCGCGCTGGTGAACGCCGCGCAACGCGGCGTCAGCTGCCGGGCGTTGATGGATTCGCTGGGCAGCAGGCCTTTCTTCCGTTCCGAGGCGATCGAGCGGCTGCGCGCAGCCGGCGTCGAGGTCGTCGAAATCCTGCCGGTGAATCCGCTGCGTGCGCTCTTCGTCCGCCTCGACCTGCGCGACCACCGCAAGATTGCCGTCATCGACCGCGGCGTCGCCTACACCGGCAGCATGAACATCGCCGACCCGCGCTTCTTCAAGCAGGATGCAGGCGTCGGCGAATGGGTCGACGCCATGGTCCGCATCGAGGGACCGGCGGCCTGGGCCCTCGAAGCCGTTTCGCTGTCGCTGACGGCGCTGCAGACCGGACACGACTTCGCTCCGCCGGAACCGCCGATCCTCTCGCTGACCGACAACTGCCGCGTCCAGATCTTCCCTTCCGGACCGCAAACATCGACCCGCCACATCGAGGAACTGCTGCTGACGGCCATCTACTCGGCGCGCCGCGAGATCGTGCTCACCACGCCCTATTTCGTTCCCAGCGAGACGCTGTTCACCGCGCTGCGTTCGGCCGCCACACGCGGCGTCGCGGTCACCCTGATCGTCCCGGAAAGGATCGACTCGCGGCTCGTGCGCTACGCCAGCGATGCCTACAACGACGACCTGCTGGCCGCCGGCATCACCCTGCTCCGCTTCCGTGACGGGCTGCTGCACACCAAGAGCATGGTGATCGACGAACAGATCACGATCTTCGGCACCGTGAACCTCGACCTGCGTAGCTTCGAACTCAACTTCGAGGTCTCGCTGATCGCCTACGACCAGCGCTTCTCGGCCGAGGTACGCGCACTGCAGCGCCAGTACGAGTCGCGCTCGCAAGCCCTCGAACTCGAACAGTGGCGCGCCCGCCCACTCTGGCGGCGACTGCTCGAGAACGCGATCCAGGTGATGAGTCCTCTGCTCTGA
- a CDS encoding PEP-CTERM sorting domain-containing protein, producing MSVSHRAKSSLAAASVALLGLIGSSAHAALPPLVAPACGAGDISGASFISCAGYYAGNLISNSPTDQASVDQILASLGLPGTGGTWIEKLTPLSGATSINFNMPLNGITYIGIHRGGGTTGENGTAFYKLDAGAGTNLDVITYNLTASSNAALYATAPVPEPETYGMLMAGLGLVGWMARRRQQQP from the coding sequence ATGTCAGTTTCACATCGCGCCAAGTCCTCGCTTGCCGCCGCAAGCGTCGCGCTCCTCGGACTCATCGGCAGCTCGGCCCATGCGGCTCTGCCCCCTCTGGTCGCGCCCGCCTGCGGCGCCGGCGACATCAGCGGCGCCTCGTTCATCAGTTGCGCCGGCTACTACGCGGGCAACCTGATCAGCAACAGTCCCACCGACCAAGCCTCCGTGGACCAGATCCTCGCCAGCCTCGGCCTTCCCGGTACCGGCGGCACATGGATCGAGAAGCTGACCCCGCTCAGCGGCGCGACCTCGATCAACTTCAACATGCCGCTCAACGGCATCACCTACATCGGCATCCACCGCGGGGGCGGCACCACCGGCGAGAATGGCACGGCTTTCTACAAGCTCGATGCCGGCGCCGGCACCAATCTCGATGTCATCACCTACAACCTGACGGCATCGTCGAACGCGGCCCTCTACGCCACGGCGCCGGTACCTGAGCCGGAAACCTACGGCATGCTGATGGCCGGCCTCGGACTCGTCGGCTGGATGGCAAGGCGCCGGCAGCAGCAGCCCTGA
- a CDS encoding MarC family protein produces MTPELSLFISLFTTLLAIINPLEAIPVYLGLIDGKPADEQRRVARDACLYALLLSFFFLLFGTLLLRVFEVPLSMVRVVGGVILTRVGFDLFNPPASGGIIPRGNEEGGNIAFVPLAMPIMFGPGAIATLISMASTIKQSAAELMHFVAASAAIVACMAVTYLSLTYAKPILRRIGRQGIDAATRIVGFFVAAMGMGLIFNGAVEFLQPYQAAGRVALAL; encoded by the coding sequence ATGACACCCGAACTCAGCCTCTTCATCAGCCTGTTCACGACCCTGCTGGCGATCATCAACCCGCTCGAGGCGATTCCGGTCTATCTCGGGCTGATTGACGGCAAGCCGGCCGACGAGCAGCGGCGGGTGGCGCGGGATGCCTGCCTGTACGCGCTGCTGCTCAGCTTCTTCTTCCTGCTATTCGGCACGCTGCTGCTGCGTGTCTTCGAAGTGCCGTTGAGCATGGTGCGGGTGGTCGGCGGCGTCATCCTGACGCGGGTCGGCTTCGACCTCTTCAACCCGCCAGCGTCCGGTGGCATCATTCCGCGCGGCAACGAAGAAGGAGGGAACATCGCTTTCGTGCCGCTGGCGATGCCGATCATGTTCGGACCGGGCGCCATCGCGACGCTGATCAGCATGGCGTCGACGATCAAGCAGTCGGCCGCAGAGCTGATGCACTTCGTTGCTGCCAGCGCGGCGATCGTCGCCTGCATGGCGGTGACCTACCTGTCGCTGACCTACGCCAAGCCGATCCTGCGCCGCATCGGCCGGCAGGGGATCGACGCGGCGACGCGAATCGTCGGCTTCTTCGTTGCGGCGATGGGAATGGGCCTGATCTTCAATGGCGCGGTCGAGTTCCTGCAGCCGTACCAGGCCGCTGGCAGGGTGGCGCTCGCGTTGTGA
- a CDS encoding OmpP1/FadL family transporter, with amino-acid sequence MMRNSQQAAGRPRVSNRARRLAMVASLSVLAVGQASAGGISLYEVGTADVGLASAGYGARAQDASTVLTNPAGMTRLAGTQVLAAAQLLYGDVDFSRAAGTSPALGSNEGGNPIGWFPGGSFFITQQVTPDLSVGFGTAGNFGLAVKYDSSWVGRYYGQEGTLIGLSLLPSIAYKVNDRLSLGATVNAMFGIMKQQVAINNPGAFGRPDGRLEVSDREWGWGLNLGLLYEVDPATRLGLTWNSQVKLDFSARPDFSGLSPVLAAALASRGAQRANLDLGIHVPQGVMASAFHQINDQWAVLGSVGWQQWSKFGKVDIGISDTRNPASLTTDLDFKDTWHVALGGQYRISQPWLLNFGIAYDSAFQSGDIQSPLLPANSAWRFGVGVQNEVDRSFNWGLSAEYVHGGTLDLQKSGEAPLLLGGRGDVEGAYRNTGVLFMAANFNWKF; translated from the coding sequence ATGATGCGGAATAGCCAACAGGCGGCCGGACGGCCGCGCGTGAGCAATCGGGCGAGACGGCTGGCGATGGTCGCGAGCCTGTCCGTGCTCGCCGTCGGCCAAGCCAGTGCCGGCGGCATCAGCCTTTACGAGGTCGGGACGGCAGATGTCGGCCTGGCTTCGGCGGGCTACGGCGCGCGTGCGCAGGATGCGTCGACGGTGCTCACCAATCCGGCCGGAATGACCCGTCTGGCGGGAACGCAGGTGCTGGCGGCGGCGCAGCTGCTCTACGGCGACGTCGATTTCTCGCGCGCTGCCGGCACCTCGCCGGCTCTCGGCAGCAACGAGGGCGGCAACCCGATCGGCTGGTTTCCCGGCGGCAGCTTCTTCATCACCCAGCAGGTCACGCCCGACCTGAGCGTCGGCTTCGGTACCGCCGGCAACTTCGGTCTGGCGGTGAAGTACGATTCGAGCTGGGTGGGGCGTTACTACGGCCAGGAAGGCACGCTGATCGGCCTGTCGCTGCTGCCGTCGATCGCCTACAAGGTGAATGACCGGCTCTCGCTCGGCGCGACGGTGAACGCGATGTTCGGCATCATGAAGCAGCAGGTGGCGATCAACAATCCGGGAGCTTTCGGCCGTCCCGATGGCCGGCTCGAGGTGAGCGATCGCGAATGGGGCTGGGGGTTGAACCTGGGGCTTCTCTACGAGGTCGATCCGGCAACCCGTCTCGGGCTGACGTGGAATTCGCAGGTCAAGCTCGACTTCTCGGCGCGTCCCGATTTCTCCGGACTGTCGCCGGTCCTCGCGGCAGCATTGGCGAGCCGTGGCGCCCAGCGCGCCAACCTCGACCTCGGCATCCACGTGCCGCAGGGCGTCATGGCCAGCGCCTTCCACCAGATCAATGACCAGTGGGCAGTGCTCGGCAGCGTCGGCTGGCAGCAGTGGTCGAAGTTCGGCAAGGTGGACATCGGCATCAGCGATACGCGGAATCCCGCCAGCCTGACGACCGACCTCGATTTCAAGGACACCTGGCACGTCGCGCTCGGCGGCCAGTACCGCATCTCGCAACCCTGGCTGCTGAATTTCGGCATCGCCTATGACTCGGCTTTCCAGAGCGGTGACATCCAGTCGCCGCTGCTGCCGGCGAACAGCGCCTGGCGCTTCGGCGTCGGCGTGCAGAACGAGGTCGACCGCAGCTTCAACTGGGGGCTGTCGGCGGAGTACGTCCATGGCGGTACGCTCGACCTGCAGAAGAGCGGCGAGGCGCCGCTCCTTCTCGGCGGGCGTGGCGACGTCGAGGGTGCTTACCGCAACACCGGCGTGCTGTTCATGGCCGCCAATTTCAACTGGAAGTTCTGA
- a CDS encoding DUF2092 domain-containing protein: protein MIDLHHLVRRAAMLVAGFFLVAGMQAQAADPVGGQAAKPAKVAAATSRKAAAPAAGKPVFEQRALDLLKAMSERLMTARSLSFTAQVTYEHPSRLGPPLAFMTISEVLMQRPDKLRVLTLGDGPASEFYLDGKTMTAFSPAENFVAVTAAPPTIDEALKVAFRDAGIYFPFADVLLADPYANLAAGLGTAFVVGQSKVVGGTTTQVVAFANNEVFMQLWIGAEDKLPRMLRAVYRRDPLRQRHQMELSNWKVDPVVAASDFTTAKAASAVAIPFAHPAAKPAAAAAARSQ, encoded by the coding sequence ATGATCGATCTTCATCATCTGGTGCGGCGGGCGGCGATGCTCGTTGCCGGGTTTTTTCTCGTCGCTGGGATGCAGGCGCAGGCGGCCGATCCCGTCGGCGGCCAGGCGGCCAAGCCGGCCAAGGTCGCGGCTGCGACGAGCAGGAAGGCTGCTGCCCCGGCTGCCGGCAAGCCGGTCTTCGAGCAGCGCGCGCTCGATCTGCTGAAGGCGATGAGCGAGCGACTGATGACGGCACGTTCGTTGTCCTTCACGGCGCAGGTGACCTATGAACATCCGAGCCGCCTCGGGCCGCCACTGGCGTTCATGACGATCTCCGAGGTGCTCATGCAGCGTCCAGACAAGCTGCGTGTGCTGACTCTCGGCGATGGCCCCGCCTCCGAGTTCTACCTCGACGGCAAGACGATGACCGCCTTTTCGCCGGCCGAGAACTTCGTCGCCGTGACGGCTGCGCCGCCAACGATCGACGAGGCCCTGAAAGTGGCATTCCGCGATGCCGGCATCTACTTCCCGTTCGCCGACGTGCTGCTCGCCGACCCGTACGCCAACCTCGCCGCCGGTCTCGGCACGGCCTTCGTCGTCGGCCAGTCGAAAGTCGTCGGCGGGACGACGACGCAGGTGGTGGCCTTCGCCAACAACGAGGTCTTCATGCAGCTGTGGATCGGCGCCGAGGACAAGCTGCCGCGGATGCTGCGTGCGGTGTATCGCCGCGATCCGCTGCGCCAGCGCCATCAGATGGAGCTGTCGAACTGGAAGGTGGACCCGGTGGTGGCAGCGAGCGACTTCACGACGGCGAAGGCGGCCAGCGCGGTGGCCATCCCGTTTGCCCATCCGGCAGCGAAGCCGGCAGCCGCGGCAGCGGCCAGATCGCAGTAA
- a CDS encoding polyphosphate kinase 2 family protein: MDYRKQFMVTPGEKLSLARIDPSQSGPHASAEAALPEVQKNVARMDELQALLYADGGQSLLVVLQALDAAGKDGVVRHLFSGMNPQGTRVFGFKQPSADEAAHDFLWRAHQRTPAKGEVVVFNRSHYEDVLVVRVHDLVPKAVWSKRYALINDFEKMLAQNGTRILKFFLHISPDEQLARFKQRLDDPARNWKISESDYSERELWSDYVTAYEEALSRTSSKEAPWYVIPANHKWFRNLAISQIIVDTMEAMGLKTPPTRVNLQEIAAKYHAAEAAQEKRTGTAKAANKRGAKA; this comes from the coding sequence ATGGATTACCGCAAGCAGTTCATGGTCACCCCGGGCGAGAAGCTCAGCCTGGCGAGGATCGATCCGTCGCAGAGCGGGCCGCATGCTTCGGCCGAGGCGGCACTGCCGGAGGTGCAGAAGAACGTCGCGCGCATGGACGAGTTGCAGGCGCTGCTCTACGCCGACGGTGGCCAGTCGCTGCTGGTCGTCCTGCAGGCGCTCGACGCGGCCGGCAAGGATGGCGTCGTGCGCCACCTGTTCAGCGGCATGAACCCGCAGGGCACGCGCGTCTTCGGCTTCAAGCAGCCGAGCGCCGACGAGGCGGCGCACGACTTCCTCTGGCGCGCGCACCAGCGGACGCCGGCGAAGGGCGAGGTCGTCGTCTTCAACCGTTCGCATTATGAGGATGTGCTCGTCGTGCGCGTCCACGACCTGGTGCCGAAGGCGGTCTGGTCGAAGCGCTATGCGCTGATCAACGATTTCGAGAAGATGCTCGCGCAGAACGGCACGCGCATCCTCAAGTTCTTCCTGCACATCAGTCCGGACGAGCAGCTGGCCCGCTTCAAGCAGCGGCTCGACGACCCGGCGCGCAACTGGAAGATCAGCGAGTCGGACTATTCGGAGCGCGAACTGTGGTCGGACTACGTCACCGCCTACGAGGAGGCGCTGAGCCGGACGAGCAGCAAGGAAGCGCCGTGGTACGTCATCCCGGCCAACCACAAGTGGTTCCGCAACCTGGCGATTTCGCAGATCATCGTCGACACGATGGAAGCGATGGGACTCAAGACGCCGCCGACGCGGGTGAACCTGCAGGAAATTGCCGCCAAGTACCACGCCGCGGAGGCGGCGCAGGAGAAGCGCACGGGCACCGCCAAGGCCGCCAACAAGCGCGGCGCGAAGGCGTAG
- a CDS encoding MarR family transcriptional regulator translates to MKAIIEISARNSIFDTAIADIATGGSADFHLSFESARQLFAEITPVRLDLLDTLRKNGPCSIYALAKTAARNHSNVHTDIARLIDLGLVEQTDGDMVHVPFDDIEVHFRLAHAA, encoded by the coding sequence ATGAAAGCAATCATCGAAATCAGCGCGCGTAACAGCATTTTCGACACGGCAATCGCCGACATCGCAACGGGCGGCAGCGCGGATTTTCATCTCAGCTTCGAGTCCGCCCGCCAGCTCTTCGCCGAAATCACCCCGGTCCGGCTCGACTTGCTGGATACCCTGCGCAAGAACGGCCCATGCAGCATCTACGCCCTCGCCAAGACCGCCGCCCGCAACCACTCGAACGTCCACACGGACATCGCCAGGCTCATCGATCTCGGGCTGGTCGAGCAGACCGATGGCGACATGGTCCACGTTCCGTTCGACGATATCGAAGTGCATTTTCGTCTGGCTCATGCGGCTTGA
- a CDS encoding toxin-antitoxin system TumE family protein: MKAHALVRRKEVRADGSIVEVVVWQVAEPLAPCEHHYKYRLAYVENGRCVVRYDNELGKGDHRHIDGVENEYRFLSLAQLLADFRDDVENRQ; this comes from the coding sequence ATGAAAGCCCATGCCCTCGTTCGCCGAAAGGAAGTCCGTGCCGACGGCAGCATCGTGGAAGTCGTCGTGTGGCAAGTAGCCGAACCCTTGGCCCCTTGCGAGCACCACTACAAATATCGTCTGGCCTACGTTGAGAACGGCCGGTGCGTGGTGCGCTACGACAACGAACTTGGCAAAGGCGATCATCGCCATATTGACGGCGTCGAGAACGAATACCGATTCCTCAGCCTGGCGCAGCTCTTGGCAGATTTTAGAGATGACGTGGAGAACCGCCAATGA